A stretch of the Capsicum annuum cultivar UCD-10X-F1 chromosome 10, UCD10Xv1.1, whole genome shotgun sequence genome encodes the following:
- the LOC107844410 gene encoding uncharacterized protein LOC107844410, which produces MTQCRERGRESIGCVGKSAARSIPVLTVNMTTIPTSTVSPQSAGGIGGPTSNHNSNPTTPESSPTTPNHSNPTIVGTPSQTNQVGEGVSPRNTNGEGNSNRSHVQTLVTITFACIHESFKSELDHNGINWKGVSCDIKDGYFGEFKDSSISDATIKKQWQIKAATVYRNFIVKIKEKGIRQDAIHKDVWKSWQRLWKDPKCVEKSNINAQNHRDGKEVVAGTHMGGSILIGEYRKRLQFCCCTMLNTSFLHAAEMGRDPTPSELHLHVHTHGHDGKSFIDERSRIVHHITKLSEEKRSEEYLVLDLKQKATTASYESESAADLDLDEFVKRLIPALKN; this is translated from the exons ATGACTCAATGTAGAGAAAGAGGTCGAGAAAGTATAGGGTGTGTAGGCAAGTCAGCAGCTAGGAGTATTCCTGTTCTTACTGTAAACATGACTACTATTCCCACTTCTACTGTTAGTCCTCAATCAGCTGGTGGCATAGGTGGTCCAACTTCTAATCATAATAGTAACCCTACAACACCAGAATCATCTCCCACTACTCCAAATCATAGCAACCCAACAATTGTAGGTACGCCTTCACAAACCAACCAAGTAGGTGAGGGTGTATCTCCTCGCAACACAAATGGAGAAGGTAATTCCAATAGGAGCCATGTGCAGACCCTTGTTACTATAACTTTTGCATG CATACATGAGTCTTTTAAAAGTGAACTTGATCACAATGGAATCAATTGGAAAGGTGTCTCATGTGATATAAAGGATGGCTATTTTGGGGAATTCAAG GATTCTTCCATTAGTGATGCTACAATAAAGAAACAGTGGCAGATTAAGGCAGCAACTGTGTATAGAAATTTCATtgttaaaatcaaagagaaaggAATTAGGCAAGATGCTATACATAAAGATGTCTGGAAAAGCTGGCAGCGACTTTGGAAAGATCCTAAGTGTGTTGAAAAGTCAAATATAAATGCACAAAATCATCGTGACGGCAAAGAAGTCGTTGCTGGAACTCACATGGGAGGATCTATCTTAATTGGAGAGTACCGAAAAAGACTT CAGTTTTGTTGTTGTACAATGCTCAATACTTCATTTTTACATGCTGCTGAAATGGGTCGAGATCCAACACCAAGTGAGTTACATTTGCATGTGCACACACATGGTCATGACGGAAAATCTTTCATTGATGAACGTTCCCGAATCGTCCAT CATATTACCAAGCTATCAGAGGAGAAAAGAAGTGAAGAGTATTTGGTCTTGGATCTGAAGCAAAAGGCTACTACGG CTTCTTATGAATCGGAATCAGCtgcagatttggatttggatgaGTTTGTGAAGCGATTGATTCCCGCACTAAAAAATTAG